The Coprobacillus cateniformis DNA window CTATATTAGTTTTCAAATATTAATTAAAAAATTTGACTTAAAAACACCAGGTCGTGATGACAATAATAAATTAACAATTTTCAAAAAGAGTCAATTTGATTATACTTTTGATAAATCAACAATTGATCATCAATCTCAAATGATTATTAAAGGATTAGGTGGACGACATAATTTTAGTGATTTAGATTGCTGTATTACACGTTTAAGAGCAACTATCGATGATAAAGACTTGATTAATGAAGGTCTTTTAAAACAAGCAGGAGCTGCAGCTATCATGATACAGGGTGGAGGCATTCAGATTATTTATGGTCCTAAGGCTTCCTCAATCAAAAGTAAACTAGATGAATATTTATTAACTGTTCCAGAAGAGTATGATGATTATCAAGAGGTTTTAACATTGTATAATGATAAAACTTTTGAACTTGGTAATGTTGTAGATGGTGAAGTTTTACCAATTGAAAATGCTTGTGACCAAATTTTTTCTCACAAGTTATTAGGTGATGGTATTATGATTAAACCTTATAATGGGTTAATTGTTTCTCCATGTGATGGAATTGTTACTATGATTTATCCAACTAAACATGCTATTGGATTAAAATTAGATAATGGAATTGAATTATTATTGCATTTTGGTACAAATACTGTTAATTTAAATGGTGTTGGTTTTGAACTGTTGGTTAAACTTCATCAAAGAGTTCAAAAAGGAGACTTGCTTTGGAATGCAGATCTTGAGTATATTAAAGAAAATGCAACTGATGAAAGTCTTCTTATGGTGATGACCAAACTAGATGAAGGTGCATTCATAGAAAAAATATATGGGGATAAAAAAAGAGGTCAAACAATATTAAAGATACAGAGTTAAAGAATGGGGGGATTTTATGTATGAGGTTGTGAAAGTGCTCAATAATAATACAATTCTTGCTCATAGAGATAATGAAGAAGTCATTGTCATGTATAAGGGAATAGGCTTTGGTAAAAAAGCAGGGGAGTATTTTGAAATCCCAAATCAAGCGAAAAGGTATTTAATGCAGAAGAGTTATCAAACAAAAAACAATATCTATGATATTATTAATTATATTGAACCTATTTATTTAGAAATAGCAGCTGAAATCATTAGATTAGCAGAGATAAAATTTGCAAAAGTAAGTCATGATATTTTACTGCCATTAGCTGATCATATTTATTATGCAATCAAACGGATGGATGAAAATATTATGCCATCTAATCCATTTACAAATGATATAAGATTATTATTTCCAGATGAGTATGAAGTTGCTACGCAAGGCAAAGATGTTATTCAAAAATATGTAAGAAAAGTGATTAATGATGATGAAATTGGCTTTATAACACTTCACATTCATTCTGCTATTTCCTCAAATAAAGTTGCTGAATCTATGGAAGCAACACGAGTGATTCATGAAGGAATTCTGCAATTGCAAAGTGATTTACATATTATTATTGATGTTCAATCTATTTCCTATGTAAGGCTTATGAATCATATTAAATTCTTAATTTTACGATTAAATACAAATGAAAAATTACAGATGGATATCAGTGAATTTACGAAAGATAAATTTCCATTTGCATATGAACAGGCCCGTCATATGTGTGAAGCTTTATCTAAAGTTTTAAATAAAGACTTACCTGAAACAGAGATTGGTTATTTGGCACTGCATTTAGAAAGAATTTTATCAATAACATTAGATAATCAAAACAGTGCTTGACACGTTTTACAATTAATGGTAATATTTTTTTAGAAAAATGAATATTTAATAGTGTGTAACTGTTAGGCAGGCAATAACTATTTTAGAAGAGAGTAACCCTTTTTATAGTGTGTTTTTAACTCCTTTTAAAATAGATTGTCTGCATAGATTGTCTGCCTTTTTTTGCATTATTAAATGTCAAAAGAAAGGGAGGAAAATATTAATGGTAGGAATGATTCTTGCTAGTCATGGTGAATTCGCAAATGGAATCTTACAATCAGGAACGATGATTTTTGGTGAACAGCCTGATGTGAAAGCAGTGACTTTAGAGCCAAGCGAAGGGCCCGATGACTTAAAAGCAAAATTAGAAGCGGCAATTGCAACATTTGATAATCAAGATGAAGTTCTTTTCTTGGTTGACTTATGGGGTGGAACACCATTTAATCAGGCAAATGGATTAATCAATGGTCATGAAGATCAATGGGCAATTGTCACAGGTTTAAACTTACCTATGCTGATTGAAGCTTATGCATCACGCATGAGTATGGAAACTGCACATGAAATTGCAACACATATTTGTGAAGTTGCAAGAGAAGGTGTCAAAACACGTCCAGAAACATTAGAACCACAAAAAGAAGTGAAAGAGGTTGTACAAGTGGCTTCACCACAGGGTGCTATTCCAGAAGGAACAGTTTTAGGAGATGGCCATATTAAGTTTGTATTGGCACGTGTTGATACACGTTTATTACATGGTCAGGTTGCAACGACTTGGACAAAAATGACACAACCAAATCGTATTATTGTTGTTTCTGATTCGGTTGCAAAAGATAATTTGCGTAAACAGATGATTGAACAGGCGGCCCCACCAGGTGTGAAGGCAAATGTTGTCCCTGTTTCAAAAATGATTGAAGTTGCTAAGGATCCACGTTTTGGAAATACGAAAGCAATGTTGTTGTTTGAAACACCTCAAGATGCATTACGTGCAATTGAAGGTGGTGTTGATATTCAAGAATTAAATATTGGATCAATGGCTCATTCACTTGGTAAAGTTGTTGTCAATAAAGCCATTGCAATGGGAAAAGATGATGTTGAGACTCTAGAAAAATTAAAGGAACTTGGAATGACTTTTGATGTTCGTAAAGTCCCAGCTGATTCAAAAGAAAATATGGATCATCTTTTGAAAAAGGCAAAAGATGAATTAAAGAATTCTTAAAAGGAGGATAATGAAATGTCTATTATTACAATAATTTTAATTATTATCATTGCCTTACTAGCGGGAATGGAAGGAGTTCTAGATGAATTTCAATTCCATCAACCATTAGTAGCATGTACTTTAATTGGTTTGGTCACAGGACACTTAAGTGAAGGAATTATTTTAGGTGGTTCTTTACAGATGATTGCTCTTGGATGGGCGAATGTAGGAGCAGCAGTTGCACCTGATGCCGCATTGGCTTCAGTTGCTTCAGCTATTATAATGGTTTTGGCGTTGCAGGATGGAAGTGTTGATTCATCAACAGCTATTACAACTTCAATTGCTGTTGCTATCCCTTTATCAGTTGCAGGTTTATTCTTAACGATGATTTGTCGTACAATCGCAATTCCAATGGTTCATTTTATGGATGTAGCAGCTGAAAAAGGAAGTTTCCGTACAATTGAAATGTGGCAGATTCTTGCAATTGTTTTACAAGGTGTGAGAATTGCCATTCCAGCAGCGGCTTTATGCGTTGTGCCAGCAGTTGTTGTCACAGGTGCGTTGAATCAAATGCCTGACTGGTTATCAGGTGGTATGGCTGTCGGTGGTGGAATGGTTGCTGCTGTTGGTTATGCCATGGTTATTAACATGATGTCTTCTAAAGAAACATGGCCTTTCTTTGCAATTGGCTTTGTTTTGGCAGCAATTGGACAATTAACATTAATCGCATTAGGGGTTATCGGTGTTGCTTTAGCACTTATTTACTTAGGGCTAAAAGAAAACAGTGGAACTCATGGTGGTGGCTCTGGTGGAACTGGAGATCCATTAGGCGATATCTTAAATGATTATTAATCTTGAAGGAGGAAAGAAAAATGGCAGAAAAAATCGCATTATCAAAAAAAGATCGTTTAGCAGTTGCTTGGCGTCATCAGTTCCTTCAAGGATCTTGGAACTATGAACGTATGCAAAATGGTGGTTGGTGTTATTCAATTATTCCAGCTATTAAAAAATTATATCCTCAAAAAGAAGATAGAATTGCAGCTTTAAAAAGACACTTAGAATTTTACAATACACATCCTTATGTATCAGCACCAGTTATGGGAGTGACATTAGCATTAGAAGAAGAACGTGCAAATGGAGCTGAAATTAATGATCAAGCTATTCAAGGTGTTAAAGTTGGAATGATGGGACCCTTGGCTGGAGTAGGAGATCCTGTCTTCTGGTTTACACTTCGACCAATTCTAGGTGCACTAGGAGCCTCTTTGGCTTTAAGTGGAAGCATTGTTGGACCATTGTTATTCTTCTTTGCATGGAATATTATTCGTATGGCATTTATCTGGTATACACAAGAATTTGGTTATAAAGTTGGAACATCTATTGCTCAGGATTTATCTGGTGGGTTGTTAGGAAAAATCACACAGGGAGCATCAATTCTTGGGATGTTCATTATTGGAGCATTGGTCCAACGTTGGGTAAGTATTTCATTTACGCCAGTTGTCTCTCGAGTTGTTCAATCAGAGGGAGCATATATTGATTGGAGTAAAATTCAGGCAGGTGCAGATGGGATAAAATCAGCATTAGAACAATATGCAACTTTAGGAGCCAATGGCTTAAATCCTGAAAAGGTCACAACATTGCAACAGAACTTAGATCAATTAATTCCAGGCTTATCAGCATTATTGTTAACATTATTATGCTGCTGGTTATTAAAGAAGAAGGTTTCACCAATTGTTATTATTGTCACATTATTTATTATTGGTGTGTTGGCACGTGTTGTTGGTATTATGTAAAAAGATGCGTGTTTTATAATTTTTCTAAACATTATGATGGAGGACAAATATGGTACAATCATTAAATACAAAAGTTGATTTCACAATTGAAGCAACTTCATATCTAGGTATAGCAAGTTATGGTAAAGTGATGGTAGGAGATAAAGCCTTTGAATTTTATAATGAAAAAAATATCAGAGATTATATTCAAATTCCATGGGAAGAAGTTGACTATATTATGGCCTCTGTCATGTTTAAAGGTAAATGGATTCCTCGCTTTGCAATTGAGACTAAAAATAATGGAAGATTTACGTTTTCAACACGTCATAATAAGGCGTTATTACGTTCAGTGAATCAATATATATCATCAGAACGCTTAGTCCGTTCATTGAGTTTTTTTCAAGTCATTCAAAGAGGAATTAAAAATATTTTTATGAGAAAACATAAAATATAATGAAAACTGCTAGCAAAGAATTAACTTTGTTAGCAGTTTTTAAGTAGAAAATATAGATTATCTTAATAGTGGGAGACTCCCAGTTAATTTATTAACAAGTTTCTTCGTTCCATAAATCGCAATCCCGTAATAAGTAAAGTCATCTTCAGGTGTCTGATTTGCTTTTTCTATATATTCATCATAAATATTACAGCGTTGAGCAACATCAGAGAAATCAACAACGATTAAATCCTTAAAATCAGGCAGATAAAGCTGCTGTCTTATTTCTTTTATCTTCTCTTGTGTTGTTTTTAAAATAGGAACTGGTGTTGTAATAATACCAAGATGTTGATATTGATCTTTATCAAATACTGTTGGTCCTACTGTTTCGGGAATATATTTTCCAAGTGTTATTCCCAGGATACCAGCTGTATTAGCAATGATTCCTAAAGGGAGTTCCTCATTAAAAACCATAACACATTTTTCATTCTGTATATTCATAAATTATATTCTCCTTTTTTGTTTTCTTGTTTTCAGATAACAATAGACCTACTAATGTTAAGATGATTCCAAGTAGTGTTGTGAAAGTCATTTTCTCATGCAATATAAAAGTTGATGTCATAGCTGTAATAACTGGAACAATATAAATATAAACACTTGTTTTGACTGAACCTAAAATTTTAACAGCTAAGTTCCAAGTGACGAAACAGAGTGCTGATGCACCTAGTCCTAAAAACAATAAATTAAAAAGATTGATTGGCATTACAATTTGTGAAAAATCAACATCAAATCCCATCATTAATGTAAATGGAAGCATAAACAGGAGTCCATAAAAAAATGTACGTCTTGTTGTTTGAATAATATGGTAACCAAAACCAGCGAGTTTCTTTGTTAATGTAGAATAGCCAGCCCAAATAATAGCAGCAATGATTGCTAAAAAATCACCGAAAGGATTGAGTTGTAATTGTGAACCGCTAAAACTAATCAAATAGATTCCCATCATTGCAATGATAAAGCCTATAAAAAAGCGAATATGCGGCTTTTCTTCATGTAAAAAGAGGCAGGCGAAAATAACAGTAAAAAAAGGAGCAATGGAAATAATGACACCAACATTAGATGCTAATGTATAGGTCAATGCAATATTTTCAAAGAGATAGTATAATGTTACACCACATAAACCTGCAGCCATAAAGTAGAGTTCTTCTTTTTTGTGGGTTAAATGGAGATGATGAGGATAAATAGACCACAAGATTATGTAACCTATTAAAAAACGTATAAATAGAATTTCTATTGGGCTCAAAATATTGAGAAGAACTTTTGTTGATATGAAGGTTGTTCCCCAAATAATGATTGTTATCAATGCAGCACAGTGGCCAAAAGTTATTTTGTTTTTCATAGCTTTATGCCTTTTTCTAATATAGGTTCTTCATGAATAAAAATCTTTTGATATTGCTTAGGGGTTAAACCAATAAATTACTTAAAAAAGTGTGTAAAATGACTTTGATCAGTAAAACCAGTCATATATGCAACATCAATTGGTAATATACCTTGCTCAAGAAATTTCTTTGCTTTATCAAGTCGAACTGTTTGTAAATAGCGATAAGGTGATAAACCAATCTGTTTTGTAAAAGAGCGTAATAAATAGGACTTTCCGAAATGAGTCATTTTTAATAAATCATCTAATGTGATGTTTTCAGCAAAATGTTCATCAATATAAATACATATATTTTTAATTTCATCATTAGGTTCATCGATATTATCAAAATCAAAAGGAGTTGCATATTCTTGAAGAATTTGTTCTAAAAGAAAGAAAAATGCTTCTTCTTTTTCTAATTTAGGAGCATGATGTACAATAGCATCATACAATTCTCCAATAGATTGTGTAATATCACTTTGAAAAATAACGTTTTGAGTAAAATGTGGCATATAGGCATGACCAGCAATTTCTTCAACAGCTTTTAACATAATATCAGGATTAATATTTACTGCACGATAATCTAATATTTCACCATTTACAGGTGCGCAAAAGTGATTATCATGGGGATTAAAGATAAGCAAATCACCAGCTGTTACTTCATAATTCTGACCTTTACAACAAAGGTGGCGTTTGCCACCTTCAACAAAACCAATGACATAATATTCATGAAAATGATTTGGAAACTTTTGAACAATTCCACTGAGGTTATAGGCTTCTATAGCTAAGTCACAATCATAATAGACATGACGTTGTTCTTGAATTTGAGACATAAATGGATTTCCTCCTTGTGTTCATTCTAGCATTTTGTCAATTCATTTTCTTGTATGATATGACACTTTAATAGAAAATCTCTCCTGATTCAAGAGAGATTAAAAGCTTATCTGTTTTTTCATTTTCTTAAAAAGAATTGTTGATGTTGTTGCTGAAACGATTTCAGCAATTGGAAAACATAGCCAAATAAGATGAATATTACCTGTTAATGACAAAAGATATGCACAAGGCAATAAGACAAATAATTGTCTAATAAGTGATGTTAATAAACTATATGTACCTTTTCCAACAGCTTGGAAGAGTGCGCTGCAGACAATTGAATAACCAGCAAAGAGAAAGTGAATAGCAATAATTCTTAATGCTGGTGTTCCAATTTGAATCATGGCTTGTGAAGCATTAAAGAATCCTAAGAGGATTTGAGGTATGGATTCAAAAAGAATAACACCAATTAACATCATTCCAGTTGCATAAATCATAGCTAATTTTATTGTATCAAACATTCGCTTACTTTGTCTGGCACCTAAATTATAAGCAATAATAGGAATCATACCATTATTTAATCCAAAGACAGGCATAAAGACAAAACTTTGCAGTTTAAAGTAAACTCCGAAGACAGCTGTTGCTGTTGTAGAGAATCCAATTAAAATTGTATTCATTCCAAATGTCATGACACTTCCTATAGATTGCATAATGATAGATGGAATACCAACAGAATAAATTTGTTTAATAATTTGTATATTTGGTTTAAAGGATTTCCATTGAAATTGAATATCATGATTATATTTGAGATTTAAGACAATTGCCAATAGGCATGCAATGATTTGACCAGTTACAGTTGCAATTGCCGCTCCAGCGACACCCATTTTAGGCATTCCAAACAGTCCAAAAATAAAAATAGGGTCTAATATAATATTAATAATTGCTCCAAGTCCCTGTGTAATCATTGTATGGATTGTTCTTCCTGTTGCCTGTAAAAGTCTTTCAAATAAGAATTGGCTAAACAATCCAATTGAACATCCTACAACAATCATGGAATATTGTGTTCCAGCAGTTACAATTTCAGCATTACTTGTCTGGACGGTAAAGAAAAGATGAGAAAGTGTAAGACCGCCAATCATAAAAATAAGTGCAGTCATAAGAAAAATAAAGACTGAATTGGTTGCTGTATGATTGACATGTTCTTGATTCTTTTCACCTAAACTTCTGGATAATAATGCATTAACGCCAACTGCCGTTCCGCCAGCAAAAGCAATCATCAGATTTTGCAGCGGAAAGGCTAAAGAGACAGCAGTTAATGCATTTTCACTAATTTGGGCAACAAATACACTATCTACAACATTATACATTGCTTGTACCAACATGGAGATAATCATTGGTAATGACATGGATATCAGAAGTTTATTAACGGGCATTGTCCCCATTTTATTTTCTTGTACCATTACTTATTTATCTCCTTGTTGAAACAACTCAACAATGATATCAGCAACTTTCTCAATTCCTAAATCACTATTGATTGTTAAATCAAAGTTCTTTAATTGACCCCATTTTTTTGTTGTATAGTAATTATAATAATTGCTTCTTCTTTTATCTTTCTTCATAACATATTTCTTAAAGTCTTCCTGTTCTTCTTTATAATCTTCTTGAACACGTCTGATTCTTGATTCTAAAGGTGCATGTATGAAAATAGTAAAGACATCATCGTAATCTTCTAATATATAATCAGCACATCCATTGACAATAATACAAGAATCATGTTTAGCTAAATGACGAATAATCTTTGATTGCATAGCAAAGACCTGATCGTTCAATGGTAAAGTAAAAGCTGAAGATGACATAGTATACATAAAACTTGATGTTTTTTCTTCCGATGCCTTACGAATCGTATCAACATCAATTCCAAGTTCCCTAGCAGCAATATCAATAACTTCATTATCATAATAAACAAGACCTAATTTCTCTGCTACTCTTTGAGCGATTAAGCGTCCTCCTGAACCATATTCTCTAGCGATAGTCATAATTCTAGGCATAAAACATTCCCCCTTTATAATTCTATTCTAACATAAATCAAAAAATGATGACATTATTTTCACAAGATAAATTTATTGTTTTTAAGAAAACAAATTTGTATAATAAAAGCATAAAGTCATTCGGTAAAATGTCAAGAAAATAAATAAAATCTTTTTTAGATAAATCAAAAACCATCATCTAAAAAAGAGTACACTAAAAAGAAGTATGAAAAAATTTATGAAATTGACAAATTACTCAATGACTGTGTCATGAGACACAGAAACGTATAATTTACTGTCACGTAGCAAGACATAAATTAAACGAACTAGTTTTCTTGATGTAAGGACGAGTGCTCTACGATGCTTGTGTGTAGAGGCTTCGTTATACTTCTTACGATAAAAAGAAGTCGTATAATCAAAGCCATGCATCACTGACATCTGTGTGGATTGAGTTATGTAATATTTTAAATATTTATTACATGAATTCGCTGAATGTTTTTCATCAGCAATAAAATTGCCCGAGTCATTCTTCTTCCAATGGAAACCGGCATATTTAGCCAATGAAGCATCACTTTTGAAATAGGAAATATCACCAATTTCAGAAAGTATACCTGCTGCAAAGACAGGTCCGATACCTGTTATAGACATCAGAGATTGATATCCGTTAGGATAAAGACCTTTCATTTCCTTCTCAATGGCCTTATCAACCATCTTGATTTGAGATTCAATGCATTGAATCAGGTTGATAGAAGCAGTAATTGAGATAGTTATAGGGTCATATGCAGTTTTATCAAGTCTATAGGAAGAACGAATCGCTTTATCAAAAAGAGAAGCAATTTTACCATAATCATCACATCTGTTTTGAGAAGCAGATTTGAAATATTCAATGATTTCATCCAAAGGTTTTTCAGCCAAATCAAAAGGGGAAGCATAATCAGTTAAAAATTTCGTGTTGGAAGCAGAAAAATTATCACTGAAAGGCAAATCCTTATGAGGAAGGGTCATAAGACCAGAAACCTTTAAATAGATATTGTTGAGAACGTAATTCTTTTCTCTAATAAGCTGCTCAGCTAAATGATAACGTTCACGAGTGAGACGTTTAAGAGCGATATGTTGAGCAGCTTTAAAGGGACGAAGCTTTTTACAGCGACCAACACGAGCAAAATCTGCAATCAAAAAAGCATCACCCAGATCAGTTTTTTCCATTTCAATATAAGACTTCTTATAATTGGCAATGGATTTGGCATTAACAGAATATATGATGACAGAAGTGCCGACAATCGAAAGCTGAGATGAAAGATAAGCACAAATATGATAGTCATATATAGAAGTTGATTCAGTAACGATGATGATGGAATCGAACTTTTCTTTATCAACAAAAGCCAAGACAGATGTAATGAGAAGATCACATCCATCAGGGTTATTTGGAAAAGAGAGATTAAAGAAAACATCCTGATTAAAGTTAACAGCACAGACTTGATTATTTTTGGTTGAAACATCAATACCTACAAAGAGAGTGTTCATGGGATCACCACCTTTCAAAAAAGATAAAACTAGAAACAAAATATTGGAAAGACCTCCGTTCTTTAGACATGATGCGACCTCGCCATAAGAATAGAACAATACAGATCAAAGGCTACGTATCACAAAAGTATTGAACAAACAACATTCGGTAAGCAGAGACATTCTAAAGTTGAGAAACAGACTTTCTATAGAAGATATCATGAAGATACTTCAAGGAGAATTAGAATAAATTCCAATAATAGAGTGACTAGTAACTCTATTATAACTTAGGAAAATCCAATATTGAAATAAACTTGTAAAGATGACTAGTCATCTTTACAAAATATATTATACGAGGAGAATAGCAATGGAATTTCATGTTTTAGCAAGTGGATCAAAAGGTAATGCGACATTTATTTATGAAGATGGCTGTGGAATCTTAATAGATTGCGGTATTACAAGAAAACAGCTTTTATTTAAATTAAATCAATTAGGTTTTCATGAAGAAGATATCACATATGTCTTCTTAACACATGATCATTATGATCATAATAAAAATATACATATATTTGATCAGGATAAGATATATACAGCAAAGAAAAATATGCCTGATTTAGACGAGTATCATACACTTATACCATATACACATCGTCAATTTGATGTTTTTGATGTTTTGACTTTAAAAACTTCCCATGATGCAAGTGACCCTATAGGATTCGTCATTTCAACAGATGAAACTTTATTGTATATGACTGATACAGGTTATGTATCACAAAAGAATAGAAAATATATGAATAATTTAAATTATTATATAATTGAAAGTAATCATGATATTCAGATGTTAATGAATACAAAAAGACCAATGTTTTTAAAGAATAGGATTTTAAATGATGTTGGCCATTTAAATAATGAATATAGTGCAAGATTAATGAGTGAAATGATTGGTGACAAAACCAAAGAGATTATTTTAGCCCACTTATCGCAAGAGGCAAATACAGCTGAAAAGGCATTAGAAACTTATTACTCTATTTTTGATGAACAAAATATAAAATTTGATTATATTAAGGTTGCAAGTCAAGTTGATGTTGTTTCTGGAGGAAAGCATGAGAATTAAATTTATAACTGTAGGGAAACTGAAAGAGAAGTATTTAAAAGATGGTATTAAGGAATATGCAAAAAGAATATCTGCTTATGCAGATATAGAAATGATTGAAGTTATGGATGAAAGAATTCCTGATAAGGCTTCGTTGGCAGAGGAAATGTTAGTGAAAGCTAAAGAAGGACGAAAAATTTTAGATAAAGTCAAACAAGATGATTATATGATTTTATTAGATGTCAGTGGCAAAGAAATGGATTCTGTGGCTTTTTCTAAACATATTGAAAAATGTATGATTGATGGAAAAAGTACAATTGTTTTTGTGATTGGTGGCTCATTAGGACATGGTGAAGAAATACTGTCTCGTGCTCAATTGAGGTTAAGTTTTTCTCCAATGACTTTTCCGCATCAATTAATGAGACTTATTCTTATTGAACAAGTCTATCGTGCATTCAAGATTATGAAAAATGAAACTTATCATAAGTAAATGAGGTATTATTTATACTTCATTTTTTTTGTCAAAATCGTAATAGAATAGAGACTGGCTTAAGAGTCGAGTTGTTATTTTGGTCATTTTGTTGACAAAATTGTTTACACACTATATAACTGAGTTAAAGTATGAGGAGGCTTATTATGAAAGAGAAGAGTACGTTTGGAAGATTTATTGTGAAGAAACGCAAAGAAAGAAATTTAACTCAAAAAGAATTAGCAGAACAATTATATGTAACTGAATCAGCTGTTTCAAAATGGGAAAGGGGAGTTTCCCAAACAAAAGGATATTAAGAAATAACCTGTGTTTACCTGCTTGCAAATTATTGTATTTGGATAAACGAGAAAAAAACTTTTTATTGACAGATATAATATCAGATATTATAATTGTCCGTAATTGAATAACTATCTTCAGGGCAGGGTGTAATTCCCTACCGGTGGTATAGCCCACGAGCCGAAAGGCATGATTTGGTGAAATTCCAAAGCCGACAGTATAGTCTGGATGAAAGAAGATGAAAGTAAGTTTATGCTTTTTTTGCGTGCTCTGGAATGATTTTATATTGTTTCAGAGCATTTTCTTTAATCGCATAAATCCTCTTTTGCATGTCTTGGATAGATTTTATTCAAGGCATGTATTTTTTTGGAGGTGTAAAAATGAGCGATACAGAATACATGAAATTAGCAATAAAACTGGCAAAAAAAGGTGCTGGCTATGTCAATCCTAATCCTATGGTTGGGGCAGTAATTGTAAAAGATAATCGAATTATAGGACAGGGATACCATGAAATCTTTGGTGGATTGCATGCAGAGAGAAATGCATTAAAAAATTGTAGGGAGTCACCTGTAGGAGCAACACTTTATGTAACACTTGAACCATGCTGTCACTATGGTAAGACACCACCTTGCACAGAAGCAATTATTAAAAGTGGCATTACAAGAGTAGTCGTCGGAACTTTAGACTGTAATCCTATTGTGTCTGGAAAAGGTGTAAAGGTACTTGAGGAAAACAACATTCAAGTTGTGATAGGAATTTTAGAAATGGAGTGTCAACAGTTAATCAAAGTTTTTAGAAAATATGTTACAAGGCATATTCCTTATGTTTTTATGAAATATGCAATGACAATGGACGGGAAAATAG harbors:
- a CDS encoding MATE family efflux transporter; translated protein: MVQENKMGTMPVNKLLISMSLPMIISMLVQAMYNVVDSVFVAQISENALTAVSLAFPLQNLMIAFAGGTAVGVNALLSRSLGEKNQEHVNHTATNSVFIFLMTALIFMIGGLTLSHLFFTVQTSNAEIVTAGTQYSMIVVGCSIGLFSQFLFERLLQATGRTIHTMITQGLGAIINIILDPIFIFGLFGMPKMGVAGAAIATVTGQIIACLLAIVLNLKYNHDIQFQWKSFKPNIQIIKQIYSVGIPSIIMQSIGSVMTFGMNTILIGFSTTATAVFGVYFKLQSFVFMPVFGLNNGMIPIIAYNLGARQSKRMFDTIKLAMIYATGMMLIGVILFESIPQILLGFFNASQAMIQIGTPALRIIAIHFLFAGYSIVCSALFQAVGKGTYSLLTSLIRQLFVLLPCAYLLSLTGNIHLIWLCFPIAEIVSATTSTILFKKMKKQISF
- a CDS encoding AAA family ATPase, with product MPRIMTIAREYGSGGRLIAQRVAEKLGLVYYDNEVIDIAARELGIDVDTIRKASEEKTSSFMYTMSSSAFTLPLNDQVFAMQSKIIRHLAKHDSCIIVNGCADYILEDYDDVFTIFIHAPLESRIRRVQEDYKEEQEDFKKYVMKKDKRRSNYYNYYTTKKWGQLKNFDLTINSDLGIEKVADIIVELFQQGDK
- a CDS encoding IS110 family transposase, with amino-acid sequence MNTLFVGIDVSTKNNQVCAVNFNQDVFFNLSFPNNPDGCDLLITSVLAFVDKEKFDSIIIVTESTSIYDYHICAYLSSQLSIVGTSVIIYSVNAKSIANYKKSYIEMEKTDLGDAFLIADFARVGRCKKLRPFKAAQHIALKRLTRERYHLAEQLIREKNYVLNNIYLKVSGLMTLPHKDLPFSDNFSASNTKFLTDYASPFDLAEKPLDEIIEYFKSASQNRCDDYGKIASLFDKAIRSSYRLDKTAYDPITISITASINLIQCIESQIKMVDKAIEKEMKGLYPNGYQSLMSITGIGPVFAAGILSEIGDISYFKSDASLAKYAGFHWKKNDSGNFIADEKHSANSCNKYLKYYITQSTQMSVMHGFDYTTSFYRKKYNEASTHKHRRALVLTSRKLVRLIYVLLRDSKLYVSVSHDTVIE
- a CDS encoding MBL fold metallo-hydrolase — translated: MEFHVLASGSKGNATFIYEDGCGILIDCGITRKQLLFKLNQLGFHEEDITYVFLTHDHYDHNKNIHIFDQDKIYTAKKNMPDLDEYHTLIPYTHRQFDVFDVLTLKTSHDASDPIGFVISTDETLLYMTDTGYVSQKNRKYMNNLNYYIIESNHDIQMLMNTKRPMFLKNRILNDVGHLNNEYSARLMSEMIGDKTKEIILAHLSQEANTAEKALETYYSIFDEQNIKFDYIKVASQVDVVSGGKHEN
- the rlmH gene encoding 23S rRNA (pseudouridine(1915)-N(3))-methyltransferase RlmH, with translation MRIKFITVGKLKEKYLKDGIKEYAKRISAYADIEMIEVMDERIPDKASLAEEMLVKAKEGRKILDKVKQDDYMILLDVSGKEMDSVAFSKHIEKCMIDGKSTIVFVIGGSLGHGEEILSRAQLRLSFSPMTFPHQLMRLILIEQVYRAFKIMKNETYHK
- a CDS encoding helix-turn-helix domain-containing protein, with amino-acid sequence MKEKSTFGRFIVKKRKERNLTQKELAEQLYVTESAVSKWERGVSQTKGY